The Cystobacter ferrugineus genome window below encodes:
- a CDS encoding DUF2381 family protein — protein sequence MALAVLSTLAEVSETSPVDECVTANPRIELSVTPSGTPPLVCISPGLPITFRFDSPLQQSSLTIQEHELFEDWSTGQQTFTLVPRDAVVAGNRTGVEVCFADGAAPMCATFLLVVHPGLGMPEVKVLRQVRSVDYFQQVAKEAESKVEQCRAEARQLRAERGAPEGLRGAIASGLVNDRRGVDVKHLTFDVTTKEGNALVKNRVTSYRTWERVAVEVSLENPSTEPWTVAGAVLRGPRGELLKPLPLWPLEPILPMDPQQERGRRAGHVVVEVLATEKEARGTYTLTLWDAERKRTVTLGNVTFP from the coding sequence ATGGCGCTGGCTGTTTTGTCCACTCTCGCTGAGGTCTCCGAGACTTCTCCCGTGGACGAATGCGTGACGGCGAACCCGCGCATCGAGCTATCCGTCACTCCTTCGGGTACTCCACCCCTGGTGTGTATCAGCCCGGGTCTACCCATCACTTTTCGCTTCGACTCGCCGCTCCAGCAGTCATCCCTGACGATTCAAGAGCACGAGTTGTTCGAGGACTGGTCCACGGGGCAGCAGACGTTCACACTGGTTCCTCGCGATGCAGTGGTCGCTGGAAACCGAACCGGGGTGGAAGTGTGCTTCGCGGATGGTGCTGCTCCGATGTGCGCCACCTTCCTGCTCGTGGTTCATCCCGGGCTCGGCATGCCAGAGGTCAAGGTGCTGCGTCAGGTTCGCTCGGTGGACTACTTCCAGCAGGTTGCGAAGGAGGCCGAATCGAAGGTTGAGCAGTGCCGGGCGGAGGCAAGGCAACTGCGCGCGGAGCGCGGAGCGCCGGAGGGATTGCGAGGGGCCATTGCTTCCGGCCTCGTGAACGACAGGAGGGGGGTTGACGTCAAGCACTTGACGTTCGATGTCACGACCAAGGAAGGCAATGCTCTCGTCAAGAACCGAGTCACGAGCTACCGCACTTGGGAGCGTGTGGCGGTGGAGGTGTCCCTCGAGAATCCGAGCACCGAGCCATGGACTGTGGCGGGCGCCGTGCTACGGGGGCCTCGAGGTGAGCTGCTCAAGCCGCTACCGCTCTGGCCGCTCGAACCCATCCTCCCGATGGATCCACAGCAGGAGCGCGGTCGTCGTGCCGGGCACGTGGTGGTGGAGGTTCTGGCCACGGAGAAGGAGGCCCGGGGCACGTACACGCTCACGCTGTGGGACGCGGAGCGCAAGCGCACCGTCACTCTCGGCAACGTGACGTTCCCGTGA
- a CDS encoding serine/threonine protein kinase: protein MRALPFKPPEPGDKVGDYLVLEKLGDGGFGFVYKVERAGRSFALKVIRARELEGWGQREISILRHLEHENVVRFRACDRWPDPEHGYLYIVMDLVVGRTLVDWVLDENPSARQVAQLVLEVVRALGAILEQGVLHRDLKPENILIRDSDGRPVLVDFGVGWVVGAPSITGERSPPGTDEFRAPEFVLFERDAARRKEGYKPDAGDDLWALGITLYWLLTDTLPFGRRSEGGLFQSILSVTPVAPSERNERVPPVLSTLCMRMLEKERRARFPDHGALGEALEAALAAAVGDAAWDAPLMDVAAADALPTEQVPGMALPGGEDWAGLAWKAARPQRGRKGGPRPVPPAVGVERLASKRGAGQGLSPAEALVAVLGEVAPGHAWEAPLPPVLGAARSPPLLPVGGGAGGREPPGGVWRAWSRAFPTSLGVFPVRAVMLEALRSVALAVGVLLLAALLGAGAWALYTQAEHGLEGQPAKVAKSEEPLEAWTGADSFLTPSPAPLLATMAHSPASPANLVVTSALPASRKGLRARAAEKCATAACCAVLGACGASTPQVRPTPKPEACPANALSTMKELGIRIDDRAMGSFPVAGDAKPVPVNEFTPFELDWDLGTLPAGTVLSGRLIFGTDRVYGRFTQARKLKGKTYPVCLELQYAGKRGVAIIRDGGSSSAVIGSNADVVAVERFE, encoded by the coding sequence ATGAGAGCCCTACCCTTCAAGCCTCCGGAACCCGGCGACAAGGTGGGGGACTACCTCGTGCTGGAGAAGCTGGGCGACGGGGGGTTTGGCTTCGTCTACAAGGTGGAGCGGGCCGGCCGTTCCTTCGCCCTCAAGGTCATCCGTGCGCGGGAGCTGGAGGGTTGGGGCCAGCGGGAGATCTCCATCCTGCGGCACCTGGAGCACGAGAATGTCGTGCGCTTCCGGGCGTGTGACCGGTGGCCGGATCCTGAGCATGGCTACCTGTACATCGTCATGGACCTGGTGGTGGGCCGGACGCTGGTGGATTGGGTATTGGACGAGAATCCCTCCGCGCGCCAGGTGGCCCAGCTGGTGCTCGAGGTGGTGCGAGCGCTCGGCGCGATTCTCGAGCAGGGGGTGCTGCACCGGGACTTGAAGCCGGAGAACATCCTCATCCGCGACTCAGATGGGCGGCCCGTGCTCGTGGACTTCGGTGTGGGCTGGGTGGTGGGCGCCCCGAGCATCACGGGGGAGCGCAGCCCACCGGGCACGGACGAGTTCCGCGCACCGGAGTTCGTCCTCTTCGAACGCGACGCGGCTCGGAGGAAGGAGGGCTACAAGCCGGATGCTGGAGACGATCTGTGGGCGCTGGGGATTACCCTGTACTGGCTGCTCACGGACACCCTGCCCTTCGGGCGCCGCTCGGAAGGGGGGCTGTTCCAGAGCATCCTGAGCGTCACGCCCGTGGCGCCCTCCGAGCGCAACGAGCGCGTGCCCCCCGTGCTGAGCACCCTGTGTATGCGCATGCTGGAGAAGGAGCGGCGGGCGCGCTTCCCGGACCATGGGGCCTTGGGTGAGGCGCTCGAGGCCGCGCTGGCCGCGGCGGTGGGTGACGCGGCATGGGACGCGCCGCTGATGGACGTGGCGGCGGCCGACGCCCTGCCCACGGAGCAGGTGCCAGGCATGGCACTGCCCGGTGGGGAGGACTGGGCGGGGCTGGCGTGGAAGGCGGCGCGGCCCCAGCGCGGACGCAAGGGAGGGCCGCGCCCTGTCCCTCCGGCGGTGGGCGTGGAGCGCCTGGCGTCGAAGAGAGGGGCTGGCCAGGGGCTTTCACCGGCCGAGGCCCTGGTGGCGGTCCTCGGGGAGGTGGCGCCAGGTCATGCCTGGGAGGCGCCACTACCGCCCGTGCTGGGCGCGGCCCGGTCCCCTCCTCTGCTGCCCGTGGGTGGAGGGGCGGGAGGACGGGAGCCGCCAGGGGGAGTGTGGCGTGCGTGGTCGCGCGCCTTTCCGACATCGTTGGGCGTGTTTCCGGTGCGCGCCGTGATGCTGGAGGCCTTGCGGTCCGTGGCCCTCGCCGTGGGAGTGCTTCTCCTGGCGGCCCTGCTCGGAGCGGGTGCCTGGGCCCTGTACACCCAGGCCGAGCACGGGCTTGAGGGGCAGCCGGCGAAAGTGGCGAAGTCCGAGGAGCCGCTCGAAGCTTGGACGGGCGCGGATTCCTTCCTGACTCCTTCCCCCGCGCCCCTGCTCGCCACCATGGCTCATTCACCTGCCTCCCCCGCGAACCTGGTAGTGACGTCCGCCCTCCCCGCTTCCCGGAAGGGACTGCGCGCCCGCGCCGCGGAGAAGTGTGCCACCGCGGCTTGCTGTGCGGTCCTCGGTGCCTGCGGCGCCAGTACGCCCCAGGTGCGCCCCACTCCCAAGCCCGAGGCGTGTCCGGCCAATGCCCTGTCGACCATGAAGGAACTAGGCATCCGCATTGATGACAGAGCGATGGGCAGCTTCCCCGTCGCGGGAGACGCCAAGCCTGTCCCTGTGAATGAGTTCACCCCGTTTGAACTGGACTGGGACCTGGGGACACTGCCGGCGGGCACGGTGCTCTCCGGGCGGCTCATCTTCGGGACGGACCGCGTCTACGGCCGATTCACCCAGGCCAGGAAGTTGAAGGGGAAGACATACCCGGTTTGCCTGGAGCTTCAGTACGCGGGAAAACGTGGCGTCGCGATCATTCGGGACGGCGGGTCTTCCTCTGCTGTCATCGGATCCAATGCGGACGTCGTGGCCGTGGAGCGTTTTGAATAG
- a CDS encoding helix-turn-helix transcriptional regulator codes for MAREELEVLVTMNQHLGERARAARVRLELTQAQVALRIGLATEVYGRIERGHMTPSLPALMRMCRVLELEANALLGFDLAAPPPWLKPVAERTRVRPAFDSFLQVVERLTRRQVRALADLAQCMLPSVETRPERTPRPVDASEDPPV; via the coding sequence GTGGCACGTGAGGAGCTGGAGGTGCTCGTGACCATGAACCAGCACCTCGGGGAGCGGGCCCGCGCCGCACGGGTTCGCCTGGAGCTCACCCAGGCCCAGGTCGCACTGCGGATCGGATTGGCCACGGAGGTCTACGGCCGCATCGAGCGCGGTCACATGACGCCCAGTCTGCCCGCGCTGATGCGGATGTGCCGTGTGCTCGAACTGGAGGCCAATGCCTTGCTGGGCTTCGACCTGGCGGCGCCGCCGCCGTGGCTCAAGCCCGTTGCGGAACGCACCCGGGTGCGTCCCGCCTTCGACTCGTTCCTTCAGGTCGTCGAGCGCCTGACGCGCAGACAGGTGCGCGCGCTCGCGGATCTTGCCCAATGCATGCTGCCCTCCGTGGAGACAAGGCCCGAGCGGACGCCGAGGCCAGTGGATGCCTCGGAGGATCCGCCGGTCTGA
- a CDS encoding helix-turn-helix domain-containing protein — MAPADKTRTALAAQVGSAARAARLRAEWTQEEVAERAGLVTEVYGRLERGRLLPSVPTLLRLCRVLRVDANALLGFSTSSTPSWLTPLPAPRVPPAARRLLRTVLRLTPKQLEVLGFAARAMVASSRPRGSSEAKPRGT; from the coding sequence ATGGCCCCAGCCGACAAGACGAGGACGGCGCTCGCCGCGCAGGTGGGCTCGGCGGCGCGTGCGGCGCGGTTGCGCGCGGAATGGACCCAGGAAGAGGTTGCCGAGCGCGCCGGGCTCGTGACGGAAGTGTATGGCCGGCTGGAGCGTGGACGCCTGCTGCCCAGCGTGCCGACGTTGTTGCGGTTGTGCCGTGTGCTGCGGGTGGACGCCAACGCCTTGCTGGGGTTCTCCACCTCGAGCACTCCTTCCTGGCTCACGCCGCTCCCCGCTCCACGTGTCCCTCCGGCCGCCCGGCGTCTGCTGCGCACGGTGCTCCGGCTGACGCCGAAGCAGCTCGAGGTGCTCGGTTTCGCCGCTCGCGCCATGGTGGCGTCGTCGCGCCCGCGGGGTTCAAGTGAAGCGAAGCCCCGTGGCACGTGA